Genomic segment of Myxococcus stipitatus:
CGGTGGGGCGCTCCAGCAGGTTGACGCAGCGGATGAGCGTGGACTTGCCGGCGCCACTCTGGCCCAGCACGCCGAACACCTCGCCCGGCTCCACTCGCAGCGACACGTCCTGGAGCGCCGGCACCTCGCGCCCGCCCTGCCTGTACACCTTGCTGATACCGCGCAGCTCAATCATCCACCGACTCCCTGCGGCGTGTTCGCGAGCTCCTCGGCGAACGCCGCGAAGGAACTCCAATAACGCTCCCCCGTATCCGGCAGCACGGTGAGCACCGTCTTGCCAGGACCCAGGCGACGCGCCACCTGCCGGGCCGCATGCAGCGCCGCGCCGCTGGAGACGCCGACGAGCAGCCCCTCCTTGCGCGCCAGGTCCCGAGCCGCCAGGTAGGCGTCCACATCCGCCACGTCGATGACCTCGTCGTACACGCCGCGGTCCAGCACCTCCGGAACGAAGTTGGCGCCCAGGCCCTGGATGCGGTGCGGGCCGGCCTTGCCCTGCGTGAGCAGCGGCGAGCGCAGCGGCTCCACGGCCACCACCTGGAGCGACGGGTTCGCCTTCTTGAGCACCCCGCCCGCGCCCGTGATGGTGCCGCCGGTGCCGATGCCCGCGACGAACGCATCCAGCTTCGTCACGTCCAGGTCGCCCAGGATCTCCTTCGCCGTCGTGCGCCGGTGGATCTCCGGGTTGGAGGGGTTGCGAAACTGCTGCGGCATGAAGCCCTTGTCGCCCAGCGACTTGACCAGCTCCTCGGCGGCCTCGACGGCGCCCGTCATTCCCTTGGAGGCGGGCGTGAGCAGCAGCTCCGCGCCATAGGCCTCGAGGATGCGGCGGCGCTCCACGCTCATGCTCTCCGGCATGGTGAGGACGATGCGATAGCCCTTCACCGCGGCGACCATGGCCAGCGCGACGCCGGTGTTGCCGCTGGTGGGCTCGACAATCGTCATGCCCGGCCGCAGGCGGCCGTGGTTCTCCGCGTCCTCAATCATCGCCAGGCCGATGCGGTCCTTCACGCTGCCGCCCGGGTTGAAGAACTCGACCTTCGCGAGGACGGTCGCCTCGTCGGGGCCGCCAATGCGCGACAGCCGGATGATGGGGGTCCGGCCGATGAGCTGCGTCACGTCGGGGTAGATGTTGTTGGGCATTCGCGTTTCTCGGTGGGAAAGGCCGGGACCGCGATGCTGCGCCCCGGCGTGTGGGGAAAAAGGAACGGCCCGTCTCCAGATGCTGGGGACGGGCCGGACACGCCTGAGCGCGAAGGTGCGTTGCTCAGTACGCTCGAACGGACGGACCCGTCACGGCACGACAACACGTGCCACGACAACAGGTCCGGAACGGAGCGACGGAGACGAACATTGGCATCAGGACGTAACCAATCCGCCCAGGACTGTCAACCCGACCTCCCCCTCATGCGGCCTCGCGGAAGGAGCGCCCGAGGGCATTCGCCAGGTCCGCCTGGAGGTCCTCCACGTCCTCCAACCCCACGGAGAAGCGAATCAGGCCGTCGGTGATTCCCCGGCGCTCGCGCTCCGCCGCGGGCACGGAGGCATGCGAGTGCCTCGCCGGCACCGTGATGATGCTCTCCACCGCGCCCAGCGACACGCCGAGCAAGGGCAGCCGCAGCGACTCCACGAACGTCGCCGCCATGGCGTCATGGGCCAGCCGGAAGGACACCACCGCGCCGGTGCCCGGGTAGAAGACCTCTCGAATCTCCGGCCTGCTCCCGAGCCAGCGGGCAAGGGCTCCCGCCGTGCGCACCTGTCGCTCCATGCGGACCTGGAGCGTCTTGATGCCCCGCTGGAGCAGGAAGCAGTCCTGCGGTCCCAGCACCGCGCCCACCGCGTTCTGGAGGAAGTAGACCTCCTTGGCGAGCTCCGGCGTGCGCACCACCACCGCTCCGGCGACGACGTCGCTGTGTCCCCCCAGGTACTTGGTGGCGGAGTGGATGACGATGTCGGCGCCCTCGGTGAGCGGGCGCGAGAGGTAGGGCGACAGGAACGTGTTGTCGACGATGAGCAACGCGCCGTACGTCCGCGCGAGGATGGACATCGCGGTGACGTCGGTGCGCCGCAGGAACGGGTTGCTCACCGTCTCCACGAGCAGCCCCTTGGTGTTGGGGCGGAACGCGGCCTTCACCGCGTCCGGGTTGCTGGTGTCGACGAAGGTGGCCTTCAGGCCGAAGCGGCTGAACACCTTCGTGAGCACGCGGTAGGTGCCGCCGTAGCAGTCATCGGTGACGACCAGGTGGTCGCCCGCGCTGAACAGCATCAGCACGGTGGACAGCGCGGCCATGCCGGAGCCGAACGCGAACGCGCCCGCGCCTTCGTCCAGCTTCGCGAGCACGCCCTCGAGCGACTTGCGCGTGGGGTTTCCCGAGCGCGCGTAGTCGAACTCGCCGGGCTGGTCGAGCCCCGGCTGGTCGAACATGGACACCTGGTAGATGGGCACCGCCGCGGCGCCCGTCACCGGGTCGACTTCATGGCCGGTGTGCAGCAGCCGGGTCGCGAAGTTCGACAGGGCGGGAGCGCCCGTCGAGCGCTTGGGCCAGATCGGAGATGATGTCATCGGAGTCCTCGATACCCACGGAGAGGCGAAGCAGTCGGTCAGTGATGCCAAGCTGTTCCCGGCGCGCGACGGGGATGTCCGCGTGGGTCTGCGTGGCGGGGAAGGTGATGAGCGTCTCGACGCCGCCCAGCGACTCGGCGAAGAGGCACAGGCGCACGCCGGCGAGCACCTGGGGCACCAGGGCCGCTTCCGTGACGCTGAAGGAGAGCATGCCGCCCGTGCCCGGGTAGTAGACGCGCTCCACCTTGGGGTGGCCGGACAGGAACGCCGCCACCGCGCGCGCGTTGGACTGGTGGCGCTCCATGCGCAGCGCCAGCGTCTTGAGGCCGCGAATCACCAGGTACGCGTCCTGCGGCCCCAGGATGGCGCCGATGCCGTTCTGCGCGAAGAGCAGCTTGTCGCCCAGCGCCGCGTCCCGCGCGACGAGCGCGCCCGCGACCACGTCGTTGTGTCCGGCCAGGTACTTGGTCGCGCTGTGGACGACCAGGTCCGCGCCGAGCTCCAGCGGGCGCTGGAGGTAGGGCGTGTAGAACGTGTTGTCGACGATGAGCAGCACGCCCGCCTTCCTGGCGATGTCCGCGAGCGCGGGCAGGTCCGCCGTCTTCATCAGCGGGTTGGTGGGCGTCTCCACCAGCAGGGCCTTGGTGTTGGGGCGCAGCGCGGCCTTCACGGCCTCCGGCTTCGTGGTGTCCACGAAGGTGTAGGGGACGTGGAGCAGCCGGTCCACCAGCCGGTAGGTGCCGCCGTAGAGGTCCTCGGTGAGGATGATGTGGTCCTCGGGGCCGAAGAGCTGGAGCGCGCAGTGCAGCGCGGCCATGCCGGACGCGAAGGCCAGGCCCTTGCTGCCGCCCTCCAGCTGCGCGAGCGCGTCCTCGAGCGCCGCGCGGGTGGGGTTCTTCGTGCGCGAGTAGTCGTAGCCGGTGGACTGACCCAGCGCGGGGTGCTGGTAGGTGGCGGAGTGGTAGACGGGGACGGCGATGGCGCCGGTGCTCGGGTCTCTGCGGGTTCCGGCGTGGACGAGGGCGGTGGCGATTTTCATGGGAGAGGGCTCCGGGTGACTGGGGGACGGCTTCAGCGGCCCCGCAGCGTCTGGGAGATTCGGAGGATGTCGGCCAGCACGCCGGACGCGGTGACGGCGCCGCCCGCGCCCGCGCCGCGGACGGTGAGGGGGAACTCGCTGTGCCGCGTGGTGGTGAACGAGACGAAGGACTCGGTGCCGCGCAGGTCCGCGCCGGGCTGGCCCGGCTCCACGGCGGCGATGCCCACGCGGATGACGGGGGAGTCCGTGCCCAGCCGCGTCGGGTCGATGCGCGCCAGGTAGCGCAGCACCGTGCCGGACTGGCGGCAGCGCTCCACCTTCTGCGCGTACTCGGCATCCAGCGAGCGCAGGCTGCGCAGGAAGGAGTCGGGGGACTCGTTGGAGTCCTCCAGCGCGGGGACGAAGGGCTCCAGCGCCACGTCGGTGAGCGACAGCGACAGGCCCAGCTCCCGCGCGAGGATGAGCGCCTTGCGCGCGACGTCCGCGCCGGACAGGTCCTCGCGAGGGTCGGGCTCGGTGAAGCCCTTGTCCCGCGCGGAGCGCACGGCGGTGGACAGCGGCACGCCCGCCAGGAGCTCGTTGCAGATGAAGCCCACGCTGCCGGAGAGCGACGCGGTGATGAGGCGCACGGTGTCGCCGGTGCGCACCAGGTTGGCGAGCGTGTCGATGACCGGGAGGCTGGACGCCACCGTCGTCTCGTAGTGGTAGCCCACGTGGTGACGGCGGGCCTCGGCGATGAGCGCCTCGCGCTCGTTCCACGGCAGCGCCAGGGGCTTCTTGTTGGCGGCGACGACGTGGATGCCTCGGCGGAAGGCCTCCGTGTACAGCGAGGCCACGCCGCCGTCGGCGGTACAGTCGACGAGGATGGGCACGGGCAGCCGGCGCAGCTCGTCGAGGAGCGGCGGCAGCGCCTGGGTGCCGGGCTCACCTCGGACGACGCGGGCGAGCTGCTCCTCCAGGCCCTCCAGCGCGAGCCCGGAGGCATCGAAGAGGGTGTGCCGGCTGTCGGCGATGCCCACCACGCGCAGCGCGATGCCGTGGCGCTCGCGCAGCTGTGCCTGCTGGGCGCGCAGCTGCGCCAGGAGCTGACCGCCCACGGTGCCCTTGCCCAACAGGAAGAGGTTCACCTGCTGGTGCGCCAGGTTGAAGGCGGCGTGGGTGGTGCGCACCGCGATGGAGGTGTCCGCCGCGTCCACGACGCAGGAGATGGAGCGGGAGCTGGCGCCCTGGGCGCTGGCTCGCACGTTGACGCCCACCGCGCCCAGCGCGCTGAAGAAGCGGCCGGCCACGTTGACGCCGTGACCCATGGCCTCGGCGACCAGCGTGAGGAGCGTGACGGGCTGGCGGACGCCGAGCGGCTCCACCTCGCGGCGGGAGAGCTCCTGCGCCAGCTCTGTCTCCAGCGCGGTCCGGGCGCGCTGCACGTCCGGCAGGGGCACGACGAGCGCGATGGACTGTCCGTTGGCGGACTGGGCCGTCATCCACACGGTGACGCGGGCGGCGCGCAGCGCGGACAGGACGCGCTCGCCCAGCTGGAACTGGTCGGAGAGCTTGCGGACCTCGATGCCGAGCAGCGCCAG
This window contains:
- the cysK gene encoding cysteine synthase A; the protein is MPNNIYPDVTQLIGRTPIIRLSRIGGPDEATVLAKVEFFNPGGSVKDRIGLAMIEDAENHGRLRPGMTIVEPTSGNTGVALAMVAAVKGYRIVLTMPESMSVERRRILEAYGAELLLTPASKGMTGAVEAAEELVKSLGDKGFMPQQFRNPSNPEIHRRTTAKEILGDLDVTKLDAFVAGIGTGGTITGAGGVLKKANPSLQVVAVEPLRSPLLTQGKAGPHRIQGLGANFVPEVLDRGVYDEVIDVADVDAYLAARDLARKEGLLVGVSSGAALHAARQVARRLGPGKTVLTVLPDTGERYWSSFAAFAEELANTPQGVGG
- a CDS encoding PLP-dependent aspartate aminotransferase family protein — encoded protein: MTSSPIWPKRSTGAPALSNFATRLLHTGHEVDPVTGAAAVPIYQVSMFDQPGLDQPGEFDYARSGNPTRKSLEGVLAKLDEGAGAFAFGSGMAALSTVLMLFSAGDHLVVTDDCYGGTYRVLTKVFSRFGLKATFVDTSNPDAVKAAFRPNTKGLLVETVSNPFLRRTDVTAMSILARTYGALLIVDNTFLSPYLSRPLTEGADIVIHSATKYLGGHSDVVAGAVVVRTPELAKEVYFLQNAVGAVLGPQDCFLLQRGIKTLQVRMERQVRTAGALARWLGSRPEIREVFYPGTGAVVSFRLAHDAMAATFVESLRLPLLGVSLGAVESIITVPARHSHASVPAAERERRGITDGLIRFSVGLEDVEDLQADLANALGRSFREAA
- a CDS encoding trans-sulfuration enzyme family protein, with amino-acid sequence MKIATALVHAGTRRDPSTGAIAVPVYHSATYQHPALGQSTGYDYSRTKNPTRAALEDALAQLEGGSKGLAFASGMAALHCALQLFGPEDHIILTEDLYGGTYRLVDRLLHVPYTFVDTTKPEAVKAALRPNTKALLVETPTNPLMKTADLPALADIARKAGVLLIVDNTFYTPYLQRPLELGADLVVHSATKYLAGHNDVVAGALVARDAALGDKLLFAQNGIGAILGPQDAYLVIRGLKTLALRMERHQSNARAVAAFLSGHPKVERVYYPGTGGMLSFSVTEAALVPQVLAGVRLCLFAESLGGVETLITFPATQTHADIPVARREQLGITDRLLRLSVGIEDSDDIISDLAQALDGRSRPVELRDPAAAHRP
- the thrA gene encoding bifunctional aspartate kinase/homoserine dehydrogenase I produces the protein MSSNSFRVMKFGGSSVGSPRRLRQVIELIGKHARTGPLAVVVSAQGDTTDWLLEAAELATKGDLEGSLTVVARIAHLAKTNAAALHAAQATTLAARVDQLLAPLQQLLQGISLTRECSPASKDKVLAFGELVSATLLAELLNAAGTESCFRDARLLLVTDDTFGTARVDVARTRTQLQASAAGWGTSVPVIPGFIASTVDGRTTTLGRNGSDYTAALVAQGLGATEVTVWTDVLGLHTADPDLVSDAYPVPHLTHAEGLELAAVGVRMLHPRTMIPLIESGISLRIRNTMHPDHPGTLIDAIGSRDDNRPTCIATREDLALLGIEVRKLSDQFQLGERVLSALRAARVTVWMTAQSANGQSIALVVPLPDVQRARTALETELAQELSRREVEPLGVRQPVTLLTLVAEAMGHGVNVAGRFFSALGAVGVNVRASAQGASSRSISCVVDAADTSIAVRTTHAAFNLAHQQVNLFLLGKGTVGGQLLAQLRAQQAQLRERHGIALRVVGIADSRHTLFDASGLALEGLEEQLARVVRGEPGTQALPPLLDELRRLPVPILVDCTADGGVASLYTEAFRRGIHVVAANKKPLALPWNEREALIAEARRHHVGYHYETTVASSLPVIDTLANLVRTGDTVRLITASLSGSVGFICNELLAGVPLSTAVRSARDKGFTEPDPREDLSGADVARKALILARELGLSLSLTDVALEPFVPALEDSNESPDSFLRSLRSLDAEYAQKVERCRQSGTVLRYLARIDPTRLGTDSPVIRVGIAAVEPGQPGADLRGTESFVSFTTTRHSEFPLTVRGAGAGGAVTASGVLADILRISQTLRGR